The genomic region CTTCGAGGCGCACAAGTTCCGTATGAGGCGTAACCGCTTCTACAGTCACCCATTGGACAGCACGTCTGGATACTCGAAGCCGAGTGGAAGTCACATCGCGCCGCCCAACTGGCGACCACCGAGCGTGTGCAGCTTCAGTATACCCAATAGCTCTAAGAGTGATGATGCGGTTGACTCGAGCCGTGGCCCGCGAAAAGCTGTGTTGTCTCCAAGGAAACAGGGCATCATAACGCGGGCCACCAAACCGTCCGTGACGTTCTCTGCCTACCGGGACGCTCAGTGTAACGAGGACGATCGTGATGTAGAACCGGAAGTGACCTCCCTGGGCTCGGAAAAGAACGCGAAGCGCGATGCACTGTTCCGCAGCGTATCTGCTGTCCAACATCGGGAGATCCCGGATCTGCCCGGTCAGAGTCGTCAGCATAGCGCAATTCCGGCAGCGTGGACATGTGCTGACCCCAATCGGGCGCAAATTGTACGGGAACCTACACATaatattgatttaaaagtgaACTGTTCCAGAACAGCGAGTGAACAGTTTAAACGCCGATCCGACCTCTATTTCGACCGAGCCAATGCCGCCTACCAACTCCGACAGGACCTCCGGAGGCGCGCGAAGCAGCGAAAGCAGGAGGTGCAGACGGCGTTATTCACACTGCATGACGCGCTGGTACAGGAGCGGGTGCAGTTTTTGAGGAGCACGGAGAGGGTGGTGGACTACTTGCGGCGAGTGGTAGAGATACAGCGAACGGAGCGGCCTGCGATGAACAAGTACACACGGGACGCTATCGTACAACAACTTCACATCTGAACATTAGCGAGGAAAGACTCTATACCAAGACGAACTATCGTGATTAATTTTCATGAAGATGTATTTTAAATTCCTGATTATGTTAACGACTCGTTAATCTTTAGCAATACTCATAAGATCTTACTGCCTCTCGGGAATTTTCTATCAGCTTCGACCTGCCGAGCTGATCTGTGTACGACATGCCACCACTACGAAGTCCTTTTTAACAATCGTCATTTTACCAGTTAAACGCACCTCGCAAGACAGTGTCCGTGCAATGGCTATAGACGAAAACACATCTTAAAACACTCTAATCGTGGAAATAGTATAGTCCTTAGTAGTGTCTACACAATCTTAAGAGCGGAGTTGCCGTTAGTTTTGGTGAAATCATAAAAGGAATAATAAAGGTAAAATCAGAACAATTTGTAGTGGATTTCAAATGATCAGCACGATGGGCGCACACAAACGCTCGAGTCGTCTATATGTGATTAACCAGACTTTGATTTGTGGAGGTCATGATAGATACTTAACTGTTGTGACATTTAACATTATGAAAACCTTCGGATTATAGAAAAGCATCATTTGTATTAATGTGTACCGAtggataaatatatatgtgtaaagtgaaaatgaaaacacatttgtACACACAGATGTTAGACAAATATAGGTACAATTTACAGTACACTTTTATGTATAGACCAACGAGGATGGTAAATGTTTCCACATATTCTCCTTTATCTTTGTCACTTGCAAGTCATTGAATGTTTACAACACTTTAATTTACTCAATGTATAGTGATTCGcttctttgttaaaacagaaatcGCGTTACTcatggtaaaacaatgaaattacctaattataatatatatatgtttaaatagtaaaacatttgTAATACCCTTGTGAAAGAAAATTACGGATCAATATGGAACATTCCTTGAAAGGAACTGTATATGCATTTAACAGCGTGaactattttgttttctttttgcaaaattacatatatatgttaatgtaacatgacaaaacatatattaatactaTTTCTTATACGATATATGTGTATAAATGCTACTTTCACATGTATACTAATACTTAAATGTTTCCAACATTCATTAAATCATATCAGCAGGCGAAAAATGTGTATGGAAGAAATACAAAAGGTAGTTTAGATATTGATATTGTTACGATTGCTTATAGCAAACAATTgtcttttttgttgattttaattcCACCTATGAACAAGTAGTTAATGTTTGatcataatttgtattcaatactttcaaatgcatttatttccattttccttccacaaataaaaatttgatagtatttaatgaaatttaatcaaagatAAAGGATGTTTTGATAGGTGGTATGCATGATGTATGAACTTTAATTCTCAATAAAGGGCACGTCGGATAACGGAGTCTGTCAATATATTGGACACTCTGATATCCAAGTTGTATCTTATCAACTTAAAATGCGTTTTTTAGTTATGACtattattatcaaatatttgaagtacgaatcaattttaCTCGTCAAGCGCGACACACGGAAATTGTatgcataacttaattaaaaacacaaGTAAAATATAACCAGTGTTGGTgttctttaaaaatcaaattactATTCAACATGAATCTGAAAATAAACTAGGAGAATTTCTATTTTTAAAGggtcgtccaacagattttggcatgcattgaagcttgtcattaaatgctttcaacaaccctcaacaggactcgaactactgacccctggagtcctggagtaaaatgtatcccgcctagaccactcgaccatccatgctcaaactttgagcggatgtatttttacctatataagcaatcctcttagtatcccaaaataaaacgagaacaatagaactttccaaattattcaatcgtttctcgtcgcacgacgctttataatttttaggttttcaaatcatcaaaagatgcatataatagatatcaaacatatcataactaaaacgaaaatttgcgaatctgaaatgacttttttaattttgtcaatttatcaaaacgtgaaatctgttggacggcccctttataTCAGAGCTAATTGCTAAGTTCTGAGAAATATATTTCAAGTCACTACCGGAAATATAAGTCTATATAAGAAACTTTGGTGACTCGAAAGATATAATTATTACATAGAACTGGACGAAATATGTTCATAGACTGTGCTCatcatatatattgttttattttcacaattagtttttacatttatatggtcttaattttctttttttccaaattgagtGTTCATGACACCGTTCTGAATCAAGCACACTCACGCATTGAAAAAGCCGTACTTTCATGAAGTTAAACACCATTCCatcaatttgttaaaacggttTCTCACGCTTTCTGTTAATTTTTGTGCTGGCgtaaaatatctttaaatttatttttaaattcttatgAAGAACACGATTGTTTGGCGttgacattttatcaaaatgttattGTCGGTCATTGAACCTGCTTCCGCCGCTTTTGAAATAGTATTAACAATTGGTTTATTGGTGGTATGAGTGTGTTCCTGATCTGTAaaatatgtaatagaaagctattttaggctattgaaggtatttgacgccaacaataacagtttttgaggtcatgctgttgttgttgttgttgtatatcttcaccgcaaatgtagacgaacctctatcAGATCTGTAGAGTTTAACAAAAGGATATCGTTCCCACCAcgagtatcgtgtagtcctccacctgtctatgtacactgtagtatatatacaaatatggtcttttcttacagtctcagAGCTTCTTCACTCAaacgctagggtcaatccgtatacatTCGGACAAAGGAAGAAATTCGGACTTTACATCCTGAATGCATTTTACGCAACACTAATTTTAGCCCCAGGctttcagcgcctacagcgctttgattatctcTAAGATGTCATGTCTTTTTTGTTAATTTCCCCTAAACAACAAAAGCATAGTCAAACGTCaacgagataaaaaaaaaacataaatcacattatgtgtgttttttaattaccTCAGTTCAGAGTTGTTATTTATTGCCTGCTAACTATAAAAGTATTCCATGACGATTTTTGCATTTCTACTTCACTAAAAAGAGTGttttatttctgttaaaaagtGTCGGGaaacaatttccgcctaaactggatttttgctaagaagagactctttgAACACGAACAAAAAattaaaatcggaaagtgtcgtccctgattagcctgtgcggacgacactttacgcacatgcattaaagccctttttgcacagagcacggcccattttagACATTTCGCACATACCCACCGTTGGTAGCTTATCCATATTCAAATTCGATTGCAACAAAAGCCTAACGCTTATTGGACTTGCTCGCGAGCCTGTTTCATGGGACTAGTAATTGGTATCTATTAGGGAGTTATCAAGAACGCTCCCACCGTCGGTATTCGAACCAGTGACATCccgatcgctaggtggacaccatatccactacgtcacGGCGACCTCGAGGACGGTTTGGGCAGGACATTTATGAAAGTTTGCACACAACTACCATTGATAACATAAACATAATCAAGGTGCGAAAACGTGATAAAGTTTCTGCAGCGATCTTGCGTAGACAATTTAGTTCTATGAATTATATAATTTGCTTTCAAGCTTTTAATATGTCGAATTTTACACTAATACTGAGGTTATTTACGTCTTgattaaatacatattaacaaaTTGGTACCCAAGCCGGATTGAGGTTATCAGGCTATCATTCACTGATATTATTAATGTGTTCCCCAATCTAGCATGAAATTATAAGGCATTCATAAAAACGTGTCTGCGATCAAGATCAGTACGTACATTGAATAGCGCATTATATGCCAATAATATACCTGGCACATGTGTTTTCAAGAGAAAGGGAAATTGCAGAGATTTTCTCGTACTGTTCAACATCAAAACTACCTGGAATATGTGTGTTTGGATTTTTACGTTTGTATGTTTTGACCAATAATGGAATCATGGACATTTCATGTTGTATTTATCATCTTGCCAGGTAAAACTACATACAatctgtgtgtttttttttgtattttgttcgtTTCGTTGTAAAGTAAatttttacaaaatcaaatttgGCAATAGTTgattattgtttataaaaaagcaaataatcATCAACGATTATATCCTCAGCGTACAGATTAGAAGGCAGTGGACAATATTCATCAATTAATACAATAGTACAGGCGcattatttgtatattaaacTTCGTGTTGATTTTCCTCTACTTTAAACACGAAAAAACGACCACAAATATTAAGAAGCTGTGAAATGAATCAACATGAATCAAACACAACAATTACCGTTCCCAATTCTTTAATCTACAATCCGTAAATTAGTTatcaaaaatttaaaatatagttCGCTTAGTACtgtttttaaagaatatattgtCATATTGAGTTAGAATTATTGGTGCAAAATGCCAAATGGTTGTTTGTTGTCCTGTATTTGACTAATAGACAGCTCAGAAATGAAACGGGTTGCTTAATAACGTATTTGTCCCAAAGCGGCATAGATTAGATCTGGGCCGctctctaggaaaacggggcttactgcATTTACAAAGagtgagcaggctaatctgggactgcactttacaggctaatatgggactgcactttacaggctaatctgggactgcactttacaggctaatctgggactgcactttacaggctaatctgggactgcactttacaggctaatctgggactgcactttacaggctaatctgggactgcactttacaggctaatctgggacttaaggcaatctgggactgcactttacaggctaatctgggactgcactttacaggctaatctgggactgcactttacaggctaatctaatctgggactgcactttacaggctaatctgggactgcactttacaggctaatctgggactgcactttacaggctaatctgggactgcactttacaggctaatctgggactgcactttacaggctaatctgggactgcacttacaggctaatctgggactgcactttacaggctaatctgggactgcactttacaggctaatctgggactgcactttacaggctaatctgggactgcactttacaggctaatctgggactgcactttacaggctaatctgggactgcactttacaggctaatctgggactgcactttacaggctaatctgggactgcactttacACACAGGAAATAAGCGAGGTTAAATTATGCCTGTATATGTTTTCATCGAAATGTCTGAGAAATACATTCCCGTTTTAACTACACTTTACATACACGCGTTCATCATAATACACACGTTAAAGCTCATCTACATAGGAATTTTCtttgaatgtaaataaactgtCTTGAATGAAAGCCAAAGCATAGTCCATTGTGTGGGTAATTAATCACGTCTTAATCGCTAAGAAAACGGGATTGGGAATTCGTGGAGAACGCAAGGTAATCAGGCTGGTAAGTAATACATAATCGCAATGTACTCGTCTGCTCATAGTTTACTTCGTGATAAATCAAAGGAATTATTCATTTATACATCGTGATATGTAATCAAAGCGCCGAATGCGTTTAAGTTGTTTTTGAGTGAGATCACGATTTTTCCTTATGACGTCACTTTCTGGATCTACTCACACAATGTTTAACTAATACTTTGGTGTTTCGATTCAATCAAACTGCAAACTAAGAAAAAAATCCAGTATTTAATAACACTATTAAAAACTAACGGTACAGAATTCAACACAGATGAACTTTCATAAATCTTTATATTTTCTTCAGGCGTTATAAGCATTTGCAAAAAGGACGAAATTCGTTGTATAGACGGTTCGTGTGTGCCTGTCACCAAAGTGTTCGACGGGAGGAAAGACTGTCCCGACGGAAAATACGACGAACCGGAGggtacaaaaataaattgtgtacagtaaaaaattatattaaacagCCTAACATAATATCGACAGTTCATCAACCTATATAtgcattgttatatttatgttaacatttcagCCGGCAAATAAGAAAAATAGATTTATATAGATGTATAACATAGTAACGAGCAAAATATGACTTTCTTGCATTCGCTGTGTTCTTGTACTTATACGCTTGCTATAAAAGTGCATAAATAGAGGgatgtttaaatacattcatatacagcacaagctttttttcaaatacatttataaaattaataacttACCAATACAGACTTACCGGGGTAATAATATATAAGATGTTAGCACGTATATCTtctatatatgtatttaataatatattttatttatttatgttggcGAAATATTTGTCAATAATGTTCTAATTAACATTTCGAAGGCATTTTTTATTCATGTAGACTTTATTCATGATCAGAGTTCCGTCTTGTTACCATTCGACATAACGAATCACGAAGGGAAGATAAATAGCAGTAAATTTTCAAAGCACGATTGTTCACAATTGCTATCTTAAAGCCaatttgaaaatattaacattttattagtTTTAAAAATGCCTTACCTTTTGGATTCTATCGACTTTGGCCTTGAGTTTAAACTGTCAAACAGTGAATATAGGGTactaaataaacaattgtgtaattaaatacatatctaagtggtaatgggttaaatacgtatctaagtggtaaagggttaaatacatatctaagtgacaaagggttaaatacgtatctaagtggtaaagggttaaatacgtatctaagtgttacAGGGTTAATACTTGTCAATGCTTATGGACGTATCTTCACTACAGTATGTAAACTGCATTACAATATAGAATAGAATGGGTACATTGTACTTAATTAAAATGTTTCGTTCTCCTATATAATACTAATCTCTCAAACACGTTTCTACATCGCATGCTCCAGATTTCCGCTTCATATGTGGCCCCATGGAGATAAACTGCGCAGACGGAAGGTGTATACCCAGGAAGAAGTTCTTTGACGGCGTCAATGACTGCGGAGATAATTCGGAcgaaggtcaaatgtcaagaaaatatcatcatcatcaacacgtTATAATTTTGGAAGATGACAATGAgtcgaaacatgaactttgtgtaaaaaatgaATGTGCGAAGAAACATGATGGAAAGTTTCTTGGggatttaaatacttttttaaatgttgGCAATTTTTTTTGTCTAAGTCGATTCGGAAATTAAGGCGTCCATTTTATTCAGACATGGGAAACAGCCCTGACCataaatttgtaaatatatatatatatatatgttaattgatGGAATATCACGAATCGATACGCGATAAATTCATCAACAATTTACGTATTAGTAACACAGCGTTTAAAATACGCTGTTAACTTAAAAAGAATGAatgatattattataagtattattattattattattatcatcatcatcatcaatcatcatcatcatcatcatcatcatcatcatcatcatcatcatcatcatcatcatcatcatcatcatcatcatcattacattattaaaggggccttttcacgtttgggtaaattgacaaaattcaaaaaagttgtttcagattcgcacattttcgtttaagttatgatatttgtgaggaaacagtaatactgaacatttaccatgctcttaaatagccattgtatgcatttttgacgatttaaaagcccgaaaattataaagcgttgcaacgcgaaacgaattaataatttggaaagttctgttgttgtcgttatattttgtgaaactacgaggattgcttatataaagtataaaatgcgtCAGACTTgtattcggaagaatggccgagtggtctaagtggtagatttTCTACTCCAGGACTGcagggggtcagtggttcgagccctactgagggttaccttttttcgtttttttattttattcttgattttttactagagctttttgtatccaatgtttacatttatcaatataaagcatttaatgacaaacttcaacacatgccaacatctgtgaaaaggcccctttacaaAATTACTATCTTTCAGTGGGAGACCCATGTCCGTTTCCCCAATTCACGTGCTCCAGTTCTTCAAAGACGTGCATTGACGTCATCAATTTGTATGACGACGTAAGCGACTGTCCCGACGCGTCCGACGAACGTTAGTATAATTTTGCGTATTCTATACGAAATCGCCTTTATTTGAGCCTCGCTGTTGAAAAACGAGGcttcatacatgtgcgtaaattgtcgttccaCATAAGccttccgcacaggctaatcagtgaagacACTTATCGCTGTtgtggaatttttcgttttaaggaagtctagAGAAAATCCAGTtcatgcgtaaagtgttgtccctgtttagcctgttcaatctttgacgacacttgaTGGCATACATGAAGCTCCCTTTTCTAAGAGCGTACATGGATAACACATGGAAAAGTGAATGTAACACAGCTGCTGTGTAAACAGCATACATATCAGTATTGAAACCAGTAGTGTTAGAATTTGTTTGCTAATAAAAATAGCCGTGTAAGCTCTCTGTCCATCATTTGTCTACTGATAGTGAAGGTAATAGGAAGCACGTGCGGGGAGGGCGAGGAGTGCGACGGAAACTGCACGTGCGAACGATTCTTAAACAACTCCGTCTGTTTGAACAACACGTGCTCGTGCGGCGTGGGGTACAAGATGGCGGCGGTGCAGAGACAGAAACGCTGCGTTCCAAGTAAGTGGACGGATATAATGTTTGCAACATGTACGTTAAATACAAGTGGATAAACGGCGGGAAACGGTAGCGACAAAGCAAATATTGCATTTATGATATGGAAAGGTTTTCATTATCTAATGCTCACATTAATTGTGAGCTCGTGATAATTTACACATGCGCATGAGATGTTCGTTTCCTTCTATAGTGTTTGACGTCAGCCACTCGCTTGTTGAATGGTTATGTGcagtttatatattattttacttattAACAAATATGCTTTATTTATCATGCTACACTTTGTAGTCCGTttcaataaaatgtgtaaataaatatatatttaaaaaagataaagcTTAAACCATATACTTATTCCTGAACTTTGAAAACCAAATTGTACGCCAGCCTAGACCAGTCTTAAGATAACCAACTGCGGAGAAAGAAAGTTCTAACTATAATACCAATATTTACTAATATAATACTGTTCCGTGTTCTGTATTATTTTTACGAATTAGGTTTTCAAGTTTActaaatcaattattattaagtAAATGATACCCAGCAAACATATGACGTTTAatagacgttgaaaagacgttgtaCCCTGACGTTGAATGACGGTTGAGTTTTGGTTGTAAATGAAAGTTTTTTAAGACGTCATTTTATGACGTTGATTCAACGTCATGTTACAACCAAAATTTAACCATTTTTCGACCAAAATCCATCCATTTTACAACCACTTTGCAACCAAACTTCAACCACTTTGCACCCAAAATTCAACTTTGCAACGTTAAAATGTATGGTTCGCTTAACGTTCCCGAAGCGTTGCGGAATAACGTTATCATTTAACCTAAAACGAACCTAAATCTAATTTTAATATTGAGGTTAAAAACCAACACATCTTTATTCTACACAAGTCTATtgcatgaatgtaatttatacaaatacatatcatcgcattgttgttcttttttgtcttgAATCCGGATCTCTTCGGGTGTCTTCCCAGTAGTCCTGGAAGTacaaaaaaatatcagaatgaccgactgttctttttttaaagggatcttttcacggtttggtaaattgacaaaattgaaaaaagttgtttcagattcgcaaattttcggtttagttatgatatttgtgaggaaacagtattactgaacattttccatggtctaatatagccattatatgcatcttttgacaatttaaaaacctaaaaattataaagcgttacaacgcgaaacgattgaataatttggagagttctgttgttgtcgtttaaatttgtgaaactacgaaaattgcttatataaagtataaaataagcTTGTTATGTAAGCTTGGCAGGaaagctcagttggctaatgcgtttttacttcaggattctggggggtcactggttcgagacgtgctgcgggctacttttttttccttttttaaattttatttttgattttttactggagtttttaaaattaaatgtttacattaatcaatataaagcatttaatgacaaacttcaaaacatgccaaaatctgtgaaaaggcccctttaaataaaacgGAGAAAAAATGACAAGACATACATTTACTGCATGAATAACACCGATAAAACACACATATATGCGTCATCTtgaacatatatacacatatatgaaaCCGAATTTTTTatcatacatggtaaaataatcaagCATTATAACATCTTTAAATTtgataatgtattttatgactgtatcaattcataactaaatttgaaattaacctaCACGATCATTATTTTAATCATGTCATGCCcaacaaacactttttataaactacattttacataattatatatttcaattttataatttaataaaagtaataattgaGGTTaagataacattttaaattttatttctttttcaattaacgGTGAATTCGGATCTACTTATAAgcgtattttgtaaaaacaacaacaaaaaacgtcAAATcctttatgaaaacatatttaatgtacatgtttatattgtgtgatttttaCACGTTCTTATAACGTTCTGCAAGGAATGTAACGTTAAAATTTGGTTTCCCGATAGCATTCACAACACAAGTTACGAAAACtgatattttgatttttgttacaaCGTTTTGAAAACGTTCTGGGAACGTTCTGTGAGATCATAACCTATAAAGCGTAACGTTATTTGAACGTTACATGACAGTTGGGTAGACATTTCTTCAACATAGTTATTTTATGACCAAAAACAACGTCGTATAGACGTCTTTTCCCGACGTTGTTTAAACGTCGCCATTCTAACGTTGAATCAACGTTGTATTTTGGTTGCCGACGTCGCGACCGAAATTCAATCAATATTCGACGTTTATTCAACGTCGGGTGTTTGCTGGGTATTTTCTATACAATCATGGATGAAACAAAATATGTTCGTCTTattataacatatacatatacaattatttttatctAACTAAAGGAGTCTTGGGTGACGGATGTGACTCGGACCACGCATGTGCACTGGTGATACCGAACTCGCAGTGTCTGGACGGCGCATGCGCGTGTCTAACAGATCGTCTGCCAAGTCTGAACAACATGTGCAAACCCGGTAAAGTATCAACGTACCTTTGTGTTTTGAACAGACACCATCTCAAAACGCACTGGCTGTTAGGTGACCATTCATCTTTATTGTATATTCCTCTGTAAGACGTGGAGCTGTTTTCACAATCAATCGATGCAACGAGTTTCGTAGTACATGTGATGGTTCACATATATTAAGGTCGAAAAAAGTGTTTATGACTGTAGTAAACTAAATACACAATAAATTGCGTGATCTTCAGCAAAAAAGGAAAACGAATTTCCTTGATTTCAAGCCGCGTGTATTACTTCTTCAACTGTGTAAACATTAAACCGACTATTATGCAATTGTGTTGCAGCGTACCTCGGCGACGCTTGTCAATCAAGCGCCGACTGCGCCGCCACCAACACCAGCAGTGTCTGCTCCGAGGCGGGCGCATGCGTCTGTCCGCCTGCGTACTTCCGGCGGGACAACTCGAGCCAGTGTGAGCCAAGTAAGGAACCAGACAACGTCTCGCGAAAGGCACGACCCATATTTGCAAAGCTGCGTACGGAAATAAAACTGcgcaaattcattttttacttgcTTGCTTTTTGTGTGTATTGATGTTTATATTTGCAACAAGACATAAACGCGATTTAGCAACTTAAACATGAATTTCTGAAAGTGTCGTATGTTTGTAATAATACTGACAACACCATCGCGGCTGTTATTCCTTACGAAGCTTTTAACTTAAGTAGTACTTCAGATCTCgtttttataagaaatatattttccgCTTACACAAAGGTAGATTATTTATCCTGTgagcaatatttatttaaaggttTTCTAAGGAGCTTTATGAATAACAGCCTCGTTGGCGTTTAATAACTTTTACCTgagtattaattaattaattaattaaacaagttcCGTGTATCTATCACGTGTGACAAGTAGGCTTTTCAAAAGCAGGTATCTTTGTTAGGAAAAACGTTAATAACGTACAATGATTGATAGTGTCTGTATATTTGTTAGTTGCAATCATCCAACTCTTGCTAAAGACCCTCCGTGTCGCTGTAGGCTGTACGTAGGAACTGATAAAATCTCAACGCATTCAAGAATAACTGGGCAtcatgcatttgcgtaaagtgtcgtcccagataagcctgtgcagtccgcacagggtaatcagggagtccactttttgcctaaattggatttttgctaagaagagactacatttaaacgaaaaatgtcataaaatcggaaagtgtcgtccctgattagcctgtgcgaactgcacaggctaatctgggacgacactttacgcacatgcattttgtcaagttttctcagaacgcgactcaaaccTCAACGCACTCAAGAAGAACTAGTATATTCGTGATCTTGTTCATTCATTTTCAGGACGTATTGGTGATGTGTGTACAAATTCAACAGACTGTCGCAATTTTACCGAACATAGTGATTGTGTTAACCATGCATGCAAATGTGTTAGCGGATATAAGCACAACATTTCCAATGGTTTGTGTGACATCATTCAATATGGCGATGCGTGCAGCGACGCAAGCGACTGTGCCGACCTAAACAACGCTGAGTGCGCACGTGGTAATTGCTCTTGCGTGGTAGGATA from Dreissena polymorpha isolate Duluth1 chromosome 5, UMN_Dpol_1.0, whole genome shotgun sequence harbors:
- the LOC127881409 gene encoding uncharacterized protein LOC127881409, coding for MPVVVATGSVSLGHTDKKDNTEHRKLPRPIMFWSVNEKTAYRRNHVVQIRMNKLMSDIAMQRNSARNSIRFEAHKFRMRRNRFYSHPLDSTSGYSKPSGSHIAPPNWRPPSVCSFSIPNSSKSDDAVDSSRGPRKAVLSPRKQGIITRATKPSVTFSAYRDAQCNEDDRDVEPEVTSLGSEKNAKRDALFRSVSAVQHREIPDLPGQSRQHSAIPAAWTCADPNRAQIVREPTHNIDLKVNCSRTASEQFKRRSDLYFDRANAAYQLRQDLRRRAKQRKQEVQTALFTLHDALVQERVQFLRSTERVVDYLRRVVEIQRTERPAMNKYTRDAIVQQLHI